In one window of Maribacter sp. BPC-D8 DNA:
- a CDS encoding peptidase domain-containing ABC transporter, producing MNKNILTAWQRFLGLLKLDKKDVFQVFYYAIFAGVVNLSLPLGIQAIINLMQGAQISSSWVVLVILVTLGVAFVGILQLMQIRIIENVQQKIFTRASFEFAYRFPKIKMSELHNYYPPELANRFFDTLTIQKSLSKVLIDFPAALLQIVFGLLLLSFYHPFFIVYGMLLLLLIYVVFKFTAQRGLDTSLEESKSKYKVAHWLQEIARSIVSFKLSGKTSHALDKNDTLVVEYLNARESHFKVIVIQFIQMIGFKVLVTAGLLLIGGLLVLNQEMNIGQFVAAEIIILLVINSVEKLIVGLETFYDLLTSLEKMGQVVDKELETQEGEKPFLENQAFTVELSDISYSVPDPKREIISNLSLTISPTCTILLRGSSGSGKNTLLRIIAGIIEPDTGGVYVNGVSLKGMNLNYYRSHLGQSLPEESPFEGTILHNITFGDKETTNEQVYWALDKVGLTDFVKKQPDGLNTILYPEGKQIPHTVSKKIVLARSIVRKPKLLILKDPLDQFNSEEADRILNFLSDSSNGWALLVVSENDKWIKKCSRIITMDKGQIINEISGKDA from the coding sequence ATGAATAAAAATATACTAACCGCATGGCAACGTTTTCTTGGCTTGTTAAAATTAGACAAGAAAGACGTATTTCAGGTATTCTACTACGCCATATTTGCAGGTGTCGTTAACCTTTCTTTGCCTTTAGGTATACAGGCAATTATCAATTTAATGCAAGGTGCGCAAATAAGCTCATCATGGGTGGTGCTTGTAATATTGGTAACCTTAGGGGTAGCATTTGTAGGTATTCTGCAATTAATGCAAATACGAATCATAGAAAATGTACAGCAAAAAATATTTACTAGGGCATCATTCGAATTTGCATACCGTTTCCCGAAAATAAAAATGAGCGAGCTTCATAATTACTATCCGCCAGAATTAGCGAATCGGTTTTTTGATACCTTGACCATTCAGAAATCGTTGTCAAAGGTTTTAATAGATTTTCCTGCTGCGCTATTACAGATAGTTTTCGGCTTATTGCTGTTATCTTTTTATCATCCATTCTTCATTGTGTATGGTATGCTATTACTTCTATTAATCTATGTGGTTTTTAAGTTTACGGCGCAACGAGGTTTAGATACCAGTTTAGAAGAATCTAAGAGTAAATATAAAGTAGCGCATTGGCTTCAAGAGATTGCTCGTTCAATTGTTAGTTTCAAATTATCAGGTAAAACTTCTCACGCATTAGATAAGAACGACACCTTGGTGGTTGAATATTTAAATGCGAGAGAAAGTCATTTTAAAGTGATTGTAATTCAATTTATTCAGATGATTGGTTTTAAGGTGCTGGTTACTGCTGGTCTTTTGCTTATTGGTGGTTTGTTGGTATTGAATCAAGAAATGAATATTGGGCAATTTGTAGCGGCAGAGATCATTATTCTTTTGGTAATTAATTCGGTAGAAAAATTAATTGTGGGTTTAGAAACTTTTTATGATCTATTGACATCTTTAGAGAAAATGGGTCAGGTAGTAGATAAAGAATTAGAAACACAAGAAGGTGAAAAACCATTCTTAGAAAATCAAGCCTTTACAGTAGAGTTAAGCGATATCTCGTATAGTGTTCCAGATCCAAAAAGAGAGATAATTTCTAATTTGAGCTTGACTATTTCACCAACATGTACCATTTTGTTGAGGGGTAGTAGTGGCTCTGGTAAAAATACCTTGTTGCGAATTATTGCAGGAATTATTGAACCAGATACTGGGGGTGTCTATGTAAACGGAGTCTCTTTAAAAGGGATGAATTTAAATTACTATCGTTCACATCTAGGTCAATCACTGCCAGAAGAATCGCCTTTTGAGGGGACCATTCTCCATAATATCACTTTTGGTGATAAAGAAACTACAAATGAGCAAGTGTATTGGGCATTAGATAAAGTCGGACTTACAGATTTTGTAAAGAAGCAGCCAGATGGATTAAATACCATTTTATATCCTGAAGGAAAACAGATTCCCCATACCGTATCTAAAAAGATAGTGCTCGCAAGAAGTATTGTTCGTAAACCCAAACTACTTATTCTAAAAGATCCACTGGATCAATTTAACAGTGAAGAGGCTGATCGAATTTTGAACTTTTTAAGTGATTCATCTAACGGGTGGGCATTACTTGTAGTAAGTGAAAATGATAAGTGGATTAAAAAATGTTCACGAATTATTACCATGGATAAAGGACAGATTATTAACGAAATCTCAGGAAAAGATGCTTAA
- a CDS encoding thioredoxin family protein, whose amino-acid sequence MELVIEDLIKKGLASSYSYSAYRTLVSDLAEKGEATGPEQSEALSQYTQLNNSRMRRWDKTLKFSDEAVAKIKAVDQKISWLVLSESWCGDASPALPVMNKITELNSNISLSIILRDENLDIMNQFLTNGGMSIPKLIAIDEEESAVVATWGPRSMKATQLVEDYKAEHGKLTPEFKQDLQVFYNKDKGQSILGDLLKLLPLK is encoded by the coding sequence ATGGAATTAGTAATAGAAGATTTGATTAAAAAAGGATTAGCGTCAAGTTATAGTTATTCAGCATACAGAACATTGGTTTCAGATTTGGCTGAAAAAGGTGAGGCTACTGGTCCTGAACAATCAGAGGCATTATCGCAGTATACCCAATTAAATAATAGCCGTATGCGCCGATGGGATAAAACCTTGAAGTTTAGCGACGAGGCTGTAGCCAAAATTAAAGCTGTCGATCAGAAAATTTCGTGGTTGGTATTATCAGAAAGTTGGTGTGGCGATGCTTCACCTGCATTACCAGTAATGAATAAGATTACTGAGTTAAATTCGAATATATCGTTGTCTATAATTCTTCGCGATGAGAATTTAGATATCATGAACCAGTTTTTGACCAACGGTGGTATGTCTATACCAAAGTTAATTGCGATAGATGAAGAGGAGAGTGCTGTGGTGGCAACTTGGGGTCCTAGGTCAATGAAGGCAACACAGTTAGTTGAAGATTATAAAGCTGAACATGGTAAATTAACACCTGAGTTCAAACAAGACTTACAGGTTTTTTATAATAAAGATAAAGGGCAAAGTATTTTAGGAGATCTGCTGAAGTTACTTCCCTTGAAATAA
- the truB gene encoding tRNA pseudouridine(55) synthase TruB, translating to MKDLTQEDYLNGQVLLIDKPLEWSSFQAVNKLKWAIRKKFSLKKFKIGHAGTLDPLATGLLIICTGKFTKKITEYQGQEKEYAGIFTLGGTTASYDLETEINETFATDHITPDLIKTTTHQFIGDIDQAPPVFSALKKDGKRLYELAREGKTVDIPKRKVNVSAFDITAIDGLNIHFRIACSKGTYIRSIAHDFGAVLNSGAHLTALRRTKIGDFNVDNAQDPLVFADLLLGAEEK from the coding sequence ATGAAAGATTTGACCCAAGAAGACTATTTAAACGGTCAGGTATTATTAATCGACAAACCACTAGAATGGTCGTCTTTTCAGGCTGTCAATAAGTTGAAATGGGCTATCAGAAAAAAGTTCAGTTTAAAGAAATTTAAAATCGGACACGCAGGTACATTGGATCCGTTAGCAACGGGTCTCCTTATCATTTGTACTGGAAAGTTCACTAAGAAAATTACAGAATACCAAGGTCAAGAAAAAGAATACGCAGGTATTTTTACCTTAGGCGGCACTACAGCTTCTTATGATCTTGAAACAGAAATAAACGAAACTTTCGCAACAGACCACATTACCCCTGATCTTATAAAAACTACCACCCATCAATTTATAGGTGATATTGACCAGGCACCGCCTGTTTTCTCTGCCTTAAAAAAAGATGGTAAGCGACTTTATGAATTGGCTCGCGAAGGTAAAACAGTTGACATACCAAAGCGTAAAGTAAATGTAAGTGCTTTTGATATTACCGCTATCGATGGCTTAAATATTCACTTTAGAATCGCTTGCAGCAAAGGCACTTATATTCGATCTATTGCTCATGATTTTGGCGCAGTGCTGAATTCTGGTGCACATTTAACGGCATTGAGAAGAACCAAAATAGGTGATTTTAACGTAGATAATGCTCAAGACCCTTTAGTCTTTGCTGATTTATTATTAGGTGCAGAAGAAAAATAG
- a CDS encoding undecaprenyl-diphosphate phosphatase yields MDTLDAIILGIIQGLTEFLPVSSSGHLELGKAILGDNSVPEDSLLFTVILHFATALSTIVVFRKDIWEILSGLFQFKWNEESQFSAKIIISMLPAVFIGLFFEEQLEELFGGNIRFVGFMLIITAVLLYFADKAKDTDKKVSFKNAFIVGISQAIAMLPGISRSGATISTSVLLGVDKSKAARFSFLMVVPLIFGKIAKDIMSGDLNFDGENNIAMGAGFIAAFLAGLAACTWMIKLVRKSKLSYFAIYCLVVGLIAVIYGFTNP; encoded by the coding sequence TTGGATACTTTAGACGCAATTATACTCGGCATTATTCAAGGATTAACCGAGTTTCTACCCGTTTCTTCAAGCGGTCATTTAGAATTGGGTAAAGCCATTTTAGGAGACAACTCTGTACCAGAAGATAGTTTATTATTTACCGTAATACTTCATTTTGCTACTGCTCTTAGTACCATTGTTGTTTTCAGAAAAGATATTTGGGAAATTTTAAGCGGTTTGTTTCAATTTAAATGGAACGAAGAAAGTCAGTTTTCCGCTAAGATTATTATCTCTATGCTACCCGCAGTATTCATTGGCTTGTTCTTTGAAGAACAATTAGAAGAATTATTTGGCGGTAATATTCGTTTTGTAGGCTTTATGCTTATCATTACGGCAGTACTTCTATATTTTGCAGATAAAGCTAAGGATACTGATAAAAAGGTAAGTTTCAAAAATGCTTTTATAGTTGGTATCTCTCAAGCAATTGCAATGCTACCTGGCATTTCTCGTAGTGGAGCTACCATTTCTACTTCTGTTCTTTTAGGTGTAGACAAATCGAAAGCTGCTCGATTTTCTTTCTTAATGGTTGTACCATTAATTTTCGGTAAAATCGCAAAAGACATTATGAGCGGAGATCTAAATTTTGATGGAGAAAACAATATCGCAATGGGCGCTGGTTTTATTGCTGCCTTTCTTGCCGGTCTTGCTGCTTGTACATGGATGATTAAACTGGTTCGCAAAAGCAAGCTATCCTATTTTGCCATCTACTGTCTTGTTGTAGGATTGATTGCCGTTATATACGGATTCACTAATCCGTAG
- a CDS encoding HlyD family secretion protein produces MLNISHKKLNEKVSIERFKSVQKVNHQRHYKHFNRFLFAFAVVGVIVLFLPWTQTINARGFLTTLTPGQRPQTIQSQIPGRIEEWYVQEGDYVKKGDTILFISEVKSEYFDPDLVERTGQQLKSKSSSVTSYGDKVKSLDNQVAALVNERRLKLEQAKNKLLQSKLKAQSDSIDFEAAKTNIKIAERQYERTAMLQSEGLKAVTDVEEKRLKLQETQAKLLSQENKLLAAKNEIINAEVEINSVQASYTDKISKAQSDKFTAMSNQFDSEAQVSKLENDYTNYQMRSALRYIRAPQNGYINKVLTAGIGETFKEGTPLVGIMPAEYDMAVETFVNPIDLPLIHLGETVRIQFDGWPAIVFSGWPNASYGTYAGKVVAIETFINPNGKYRVLLSPDKEDQAWPEALRVGSGANTIALLEDVPIWYELWRQLNGFPANYYQPEGAQDKPVKK; encoded by the coding sequence ATGCTTAATATATCTCATAAAAAATTAAATGAAAAGGTGTCGATTGAGCGATTTAAATCCGTTCAAAAAGTAAATCACCAAAGGCATTACAAACACTTCAATCGCTTTTTGTTCGCTTTTGCCGTGGTAGGTGTAATCGTATTGTTTCTACCTTGGACGCAAACGATTAACGCTAGAGGATTTTTAACTACGCTAACACCTGGTCAAAGACCACAAACCATTCAATCTCAAATACCGGGTAGAATAGAAGAGTGGTATGTACAAGAAGGCGATTACGTAAAAAAGGGCGATACCATACTTTTTATATCTGAAGTAAAATCAGAATATTTTGATCCGGATTTAGTAGAGAGAACAGGGCAACAATTAAAGTCGAAAAGTTCTTCGGTAACATCATATGGTGATAAGGTCAAGTCTTTAGATAATCAGGTTGCAGCACTTGTTAACGAAAGAAGACTAAAGCTAGAACAGGCTAAAAACAAGTTGTTACAATCAAAATTAAAAGCACAAAGTGATAGTATAGATTTTGAAGCGGCTAAAACCAACATTAAAATAGCAGAGCGCCAATACGAACGTACGGCCATGTTACAAAGTGAAGGCTTAAAGGCAGTAACCGATGTTGAAGAAAAAAGGTTGAAGCTTCAAGAGACGCAGGCAAAGTTACTTTCTCAAGAGAACAAACTGTTGGCTGCTAAAAATGAAATTATCAATGCAGAAGTAGAAATCAATAGTGTTCAAGCTTCATATACCGATAAGATTTCAAAGGCGCAGAGCGATAAGTTTACGGCAATGTCCAATCAGTTCGATTCAGAAGCTCAGGTAAGTAAGTTGGAGAACGATTATACAAATTATCAAATGCGAAGTGCGCTACGTTACATTCGGGCGCCGCAAAATGGGTATATCAATAAAGTACTTACCGCAGGTATCGGCGAGACTTTTAAAGAAGGTACACCGTTAGTAGGTATTATGCCAGCTGAGTATGATATGGCAGTAGAAACTTTTGTGAACCCTATAGATTTACCGCTGATTCATTTAGGTGAAACGGTTAGAATTCAATTCGATGGTTGGCCTGCAATTGTATTTAGCGGTTGGCCAAATGCATCTTACGGTACATATGCTGGCAAGGTAGTGGCTATTGAGACCTTTATAAATCCGAATGGGAAGTACAGAGTATTGCTTTCTCCTGATAAAGAAGATCAAGCATGGCCAGAAGCCCTACGTGTAGGTTCTGGTGCAAATACGATTGCTTTATTAGAAGATGTGCCTATTTGGTATGAACTGTGGCGTCAGCTTAACGGATTCCCGGCCAATTATTATCAACCAGAAGGAGCTCAAGATAAACCTGTAAAAAAATAA
- a CDS encoding cell division protein FtsX yields MANSFENYQRRKLISSYFSVVLSIALVLFLLGILGLLVLNTKKMADRSKEQITISVFLKENTKEIEIEQLQKTLAMSEYTKSSTYVSKEEAAEQHSEEIGEDFVDYLGYNPLKNSIDVKLNADFVTAEKVQEIADTLSEKSFVDEVSYDKVLVSMVAKSVEQIGFWILVASAIFTFIAVLLINSSIRLSIYSKRFIIKTMQMVGATKTFIRRPFIWQNIKLGMIGAAIALLAIGGVVYYVNTNFQDLGLFDEPYILVILFVSVFLLGILISFISTYFATQRFLNLRTDELYY; encoded by the coding sequence GTATTGCATTGGTCTTATTCCTATTAGGCATTTTAGGATTACTGGTTTTAAATACCAAAAAAATGGCAGATCGTTCTAAAGAACAAATCACCATCTCTGTCTTCTTAAAAGAAAACACCAAAGAAATTGAGATCGAACAGCTTCAAAAGACATTGGCAATGTCTGAATACACGAAATCATCTACGTACGTATCTAAAGAAGAAGCTGCAGAACAGCATAGCGAAGAAATCGGCGAAGACTTTGTTGACTATTTAGGCTACAATCCGCTAAAGAACTCTATCGACGTAAAGTTGAATGCAGATTTCGTTACTGCCGAGAAAGTACAAGAAATTGCCGATACCCTTTCAGAAAAGAGTTTTGTTGATGAAGTTAGTTACGACAAGGTATTAGTAAGCATGGTAGCCAAAAGTGTTGAACAAATAGGTTTCTGGATCTTGGTAGCCAGCGCTATTTTTACCTTTATCGCAGTTCTATTAATTAATAGTTCTATACGTTTATCTATCTATTCTAAAAGATTTATCATCAAAACCATGCAAATGGTTGGGGCGACAAAGACCTTTATAAGAAGACCATTTATATGGCAAAATATTAAACTAGGTATGATCGGTGCAGCAATTGCTTTATTGGCTATTGGTGGCGTCGTATATTATGTAAATACTAATTTTCAAGATTTAGGGTTATTCGATGAACCTTATATTTTAGTCATTTTATTTGTTAGTGTTTTTCTATTGGGAATACTTATTTCGTTCATTAGCACCTATTTTGCGACCCAACGCTTCTTAAATCTTAGAACGGACGAATTATATTATTAA
- a CDS encoding TolC family protein has protein sequence MKRIVVFLYLITGLFANAQTVDSVQLNFREYLGYVKKYHPIAKQAEMVMSIGQANLMKARGGFDPKISLDYSTKEFKGTEYYDLLNSTFKVPTWYGIELKGEFEQYSGEYLNAERNVPDDGLYSAGVALSLGRGSWINERMATVKKAKFFREQSKADRDLLVNQILFDASLAYFNWLQAYRNSLLFNDFLLNAKVRLKGVNRSAQAGEIAAIDTVEAKISVQNRALEREQANVALRNARLELSNYLWMGENIPMELQQDVVPDTSLDTEIDQALEILGKPLDSFVLENHPKLKSLGYKIDGLVVDKRLKTNKLLPRIDVEYKFITDEPQYLNSFEKQNYKAGLNFELPLFLRKERGDLKLAKLKLKDAQFELDNAEVQIQNKITAIYNELDSFENQNVLINDIVASYEALLAAEERKFSFGESSLFLINSRETKLIDAVLKQNQVENKYFTAKAKLFNSLAVNPENL, from the coding sequence ATGAAGAGAATTGTTGTCTTTTTATATCTGATAACTGGGTTGTTTGCGAATGCCCAGACTGTAGATTCTGTACAGCTAAATTTTAGAGAGTATTTGGGTTATGTGAAAAAGTATCATCCTATTGCTAAACAAGCAGAGATGGTGATGAGCATAGGTCAGGCAAATCTAATGAAAGCACGTGGTGGTTTTGATCCTAAGATATCTCTAGATTATTCTACGAAAGAGTTTAAGGGTACGGAGTATTACGATTTATTGAATTCAACTTTTAAAGTGCCTACATGGTACGGCATAGAGTTGAAGGGTGAATTTGAGCAATATTCTGGGGAATACTTGAACGCAGAAAGAAATGTCCCCGATGACGGACTCTATAGTGCCGGAGTCGCGCTGTCGCTAGGTCGTGGTTCTTGGATAAACGAGCGAATGGCCACTGTAAAAAAAGCAAAGTTCTTTAGGGAGCAGTCAAAAGCAGATAGAGATTTATTGGTAAATCAGATTTTGTTCGATGCCTCTTTGGCATATTTCAATTGGTTGCAAGCCTATAGAAATAGTTTGTTGTTCAATGATTTTTTATTGAATGCTAAAGTCCGGTTGAAGGGCGTTAACCGAAGTGCACAAGCAGGTGAAATTGCAGCTATCGATACGGTAGAAGCAAAGATTTCAGTACAGAATAGAGCGTTAGAGCGTGAGCAGGCTAATGTAGCTTTGCGTAATGCTAGATTAGAACTTTCTAATTACCTGTGGATGGGTGAAAATATTCCGATGGAATTGCAGCAAGATGTTGTACCAGATACATCGTTAGATACCGAGATAGATCAAGCTTTAGAAATTTTAGGAAAACCATTGGATAGTTTTGTGTTAGAGAATCATCCGAAGTTAAAATCATTAGGCTATAAAATTGATGGTCTGGTTGTGGATAAGCGACTAAAAACGAATAAGCTGTTGCCTAGAATAGATGTGGAATATAAGTTTATTACAGATGAGCCACAGTACTTAAACTCATTTGAAAAACAGAATTATAAAGCCGGACTAAATTTTGAACTTCCGCTATTTCTTAGAAAAGAAAGGGGAGATTTAAAATTGGCGAAATTGAAACTAAAAGACGCGCAGTTCGAGCTTGATAATGCTGAGGTTCAGATTCAGAATAAAATAACCGCTATCTACAATGAATTAGATTCTTTTGAGAATCAGAATGTATTGATAAATGATATTGTAGCGAGTTATGAAGCTTTGCTTGCGGCCGAAGAACGAAAATTCAGTTTTGGCGAAAGTTCACTTTTCTTAATTAATTCAAGAGAAACCAAATTGATAGATGCGGTTTTAAAACAAAACCAGGTAGAGAACAAATACTTTACGGCAAAGGCTAAGTTGTTCAATAGTTTAGCGGTGAATCCTGAGAATTTGTAA
- a CDS encoding DNA-3-methyladenine glycosylase I codes for MEPNRCGWCKGDTLYEAYHDQEWGVPVKDDELLFEFLVLETFQAGLSWITILKRRENFRVAFDHFDYKKIAKYPETKILSLLQDEGIIRNKLKVRATVTNAIAYLEIQKEFGSFSSYIWNFVDNEPIKNEVVNYKDAPANTPISDTISKDLKKRGFKFVGSTIIYAFMQATGMINDHQLDCFRYNQV; via the coding sequence ATGGAACCTAATAGATGTGGCTGGTGCAAAGGCGATACGCTTTACGAAGCTTATCATGATCAAGAATGGGGTGTTCCTGTAAAAGATGATGAACTTTTATTTGAATTTTTAGTGCTAGAAACCTTTCAAGCTGGTTTAAGTTGGATTACCATTTTAAAAAGAAGAGAGAACTTTAGGGTAGCGTTTGATCATTTTGATTACAAGAAAATCGCGAAATACCCTGAAACCAAAATCTTGTCTTTATTACAAGATGAAGGTATTATCAGAAACAAATTAAAAGTACGTGCTACGGTGACCAATGCCATTGCATACCTAGAAATTCAAAAAGAGTTTGGTAGTTTCAGTAGCTATATTTGGAATTTTGTAGATAATGAGCCTATTAAAAACGAGGTGGTAAATTACAAAGACGCTCCAGCAAATACCCCAATTTCTGACACTATCAGTAAAGACCTAAAAAAACGCGGATTCAAATTTGTAGGTAGCACAATTATTTATGCATTTATGCAGGCTACAGGTATGATAAACGATCATCAGTTAGATTGCTTTCGATACAACCAAGTATAG
- the aat gene encoding leucyl/phenylalanyl-tRNA--protein transferase, with protein MYFLTDELIFPPVDSANVEGLLAVGGDLSPERLLLAYQSGIFPWFDNDSIILWWSPDPRMILYPDHIKISKSMKKVIRDNQFRLTKNTCFKEVLEYCSSVPREGQDGTWITDEMKNAYIALHERGIAKSYEVWEGDTLVGGLYGVDLGHIFCGESMFSLTSNASKFAFIKLAQELQEKEYSMIDCQLHTDHLESMGAQEISRQDFIKLLK; from the coding sequence ATGTACTTTTTGACCGATGAACTTATTTTCCCGCCAGTAGATAGCGCCAATGTAGAGGGTTTGTTGGCAGTTGGCGGTGACCTCTCTCCAGAACGACTGCTATTGGCGTACCAAAGCGGAATTTTCCCTTGGTTCGATAATGATTCTATTATTTTATGGTGGAGTCCGGATCCTAGAATGATACTTTATCCGGATCACATCAAAATATCAAAAAGCATGAAGAAAGTTATTCGAGACAACCAGTTTCGATTAACTAAAAATACCTGTTTTAAAGAAGTGTTAGAATATTGCTCATCTGTACCACGTGAAGGTCAAGACGGCACTTGGATCACCGATGAAATGAAAAATGCATACATAGCATTACATGAAAGAGGTATTGCAAAATCATATGAAGTTTGGGAAGGCGATACTTTGGTAGGTGGCTTATATGGCGTTGATTTAGGGCATATTTTTTGCGGAGAAAGTATGTTTAGTCTAACCTCTAATGCATCAAAATTTGCATTTATTAAACTGGCACAAGAACTACAAGAAAAAGAATATAGCATGATAGATTGTCAGTTGCATACCGATCATTTAGAAAGTATGGGTGCGCAAGAAATTTCTAGACAAGATTTCATCAAGCTTTTAAAGTAA
- a CDS encoding TetR/AcrR family transcriptional regulator has translation MDRLLQGVQIRINEKLYLKDPESSGLGKKIIEFSIQMINEIGFESFTFKKLGAQIGSNESSIYRYFENKHKLLLYLTSWYWGWMEYQLVFATNSIKSSKEKLLKSILIITREVKEDSSFSHINEVLLNKIVINEYSKSYTTKEVDTENKEGFYAIYKRLVGRLAEMISEVDAEYEYPTSLASTILENGLHQHFLKEHFPSLTDCSDTVTPTQYLTHLVFNTLNKNLDE, from the coding sequence ATGGATAGGTTGTTACAAGGTGTACAAATTAGAATCAATGAAAAGCTTTATTTAAAAGATCCAGAATCTTCTGGTCTCGGTAAAAAAATCATTGAATTTAGTATTCAAATGATTAATGAAATAGGTTTTGAGAGTTTCACCTTTAAAAAGTTAGGTGCACAAATAGGGTCTAATGAAAGTTCTATATATCGTTATTTTGAAAATAAGCATAAGCTGTTGTTATATCTAACATCTTGGTATTGGGGTTGGATGGAGTATCAACTTGTATTTGCAACAAACAGTATTAAAAGTTCGAAAGAGAAGCTGCTTAAATCCATTTTAATTATAACAAGAGAAGTAAAAGAAGACTCTTCATTTTCACATATTAATGAAGTGTTGTTGAATAAGATTGTCATTAACGAATATTCAAAATCGTACACCACAAAAGAGGTTGATACCGAAAATAAAGAAGGTTTTTATGCCATATATAAAAGACTTGTGGGCAGGTTGGCTGAGATGATTTCTGAGGTAGATGCCGAATATGAGTACCCGACCAGTTTAGCGAGTACCATTCTTGAAAACGGATTGCATCAGCATTTTTTAAAAGAACATTTTCCGTCCCTTACAGATTGTAGCGATACAGTAACACCTACACAATACTTAACCCACCTAGTATTTAATACACTAAACAAAAACTTAGATGAATAA
- a CDS encoding DUF3098 domain-containing protein, which yields MSKNNKVEQHAKQEFIFQKKNYMFMFIGLACIAIGFILMSGGGSDDPNVFNPEIYNFRRIRLAPTLVLIGLGIEIYAILLNPHKKKD from the coding sequence ATGAGTAAAAACAACAAAGTGGAACAGCACGCTAAACAAGAATTTATTTTTCAGAAGAAAAATTACATGTTCATGTTCATTGGTCTTGCCTGTATTGCGATAGGTTTTATTTTAATGAGCGGTGGCGGCAGCGATGACCCCAACGTATTTAACCCTGAAATTTATAATTTTAGAAGAATTAGGCTAGCACCTACTTTAGTGCTTATTGGCTTAGGTATAGAAATTTATGCCATTTTATTGAACCCCCACAAAAAGAAAGATTAA